AATCAGGGTAACGACGTGCTCGACTACCTGGTCGACAAATCGGCGCTCAGCATCGAAGACGGCTTCTGCGCGATTCCCCAAGGGCCTGGGCTTGGCGTCGAAATCAACGAAGAATTCGTTGAAGAGCGCGCCAAGGTCGGCCACCGCTGGCGCAATCCGGTATGGACCCACGAAGACGGCTCGATTGCCGAGTGGTAAACCATGCCAATCAAGGGGAGACGGTGCGATGGGCACAAGTGAGTTAACCAATCCTTTAGCGTGGATTGCCGTGGACTGGGGGTCGAGCAACCTGCGCGCCTGGGCAATGGACGCTCAAAATCATGTAATGGCGAGTGCCTCCAGCCCTCGCGGCATGCTGTCGCTGACCGCCACCGAGTATGAGGCTGAACTGCTTGGGATCGTCGACACCTGGCTGCCCGAAAACGGCCAAACGCCCGTGATGGTGTGTGGCATGGCGGGCGCGCGCCAGGGCTGGCAGGAAGCCGCCTACCTGGCGACGCCCACGCGTCTTGACCAACTCTCCCGTGGTGCGGTGATGCCGACCCTCGCCGACGCTCGCCTGCGGGTTTACTTACTGCCGGGATTAAGTCAGTCCGAGACCAATACGCATCTCTACGACGTGATGCGCGGTGAGGAAACCCAACTAGCGGGCCTTTTGGCCGATACATCCCGCTTTAGCGGTCTCGTCTGCCTGCCCGGCACCCATTCCAAATGGGCGCGCTTAACCGATGGCACCGTGACCGAGTTTGCAACCTACTTGACCGGCGAGTTGTATCAACTGCTCGCCCACCAGTCCGTATTGAAGCACTCCGTGGGGCAGGATGATCTGCAGCACGAGGGCTGCCGGCGAGCATTCACCCAGGCGGTTACGGCCATCTATCAGACGCCCGAACGCTTCAGCCAGCGGCTATTCGGCGTACGTGCTCGGGACTTGCTGGATAACGCTTTGCCGAGCGGCGATGCCCGAGGAGCGGTGCTTGCCGCGCATCTCTCGGGCTTGGCGATCGGCCTGGAACTGGCAGGGACCTGCGGCCAACTAACGCCGGGTGAAAGTGTGACGCTGATCGGTAACGAGGCGCTCAGCCACCGCTACGCACTCGCCCTGGAAACTCTCGACATTGACACCCGGCGCGTCGACGGCGACACCGCTGTATTGGCGGGGCTGACGCTCGCCTATCAACGCATTCAGTAGAAAGCACCCGATCAACAAGGAGAGCGCTATGACACTGCCTTTAATTGGCATTTTACGTGGGGTAACGCCCGATGACGTGGTAGCCGTTGGCGAGGCCTTGCTCGATGCGGGGATCACGCAAATCGAGGTGCCGCTTAATTCCCCCGACCCGTTCACCAGCATCCAGCGCCTGGCCGACGCCTTTGGCGACCGGGCGCTGATCGGTGCGGGAACCGTATTACGCACTGAGCAGGTGCGCGACGTTCATGCCGCCGGCGGCCGATTGATCGTCTCGCCCAACTGCCGCCCTGCCGTCATCGAAGAGTCCCATCGCCTCTCCATGGCCAGTTGGCCGGGCATTGCCACGCCTTCCGAAGCTTTTGATGCCCTGGATGCGGGCGCAACAGGGCTAAAGCTCTTCCCGGCGGTCCAGGTGGGCATCGAGGGTATGAAGGCTGTCCGCGCCGTGCTGCCTCTTAACACATTGCTATATGCCGTTGGAGGCATCGGTATCGACAATTTTGCCGCCTGGCGTGCTGCGGGCGTGGATGGTGCAGGCCTTGGCAGCGCGCTTTACCAACCGGGTCAAACGCCCCAACAAGTCAGCAAGCAGGCCCAGGCATTGGTAGACGCCTGGCAAGCCGCAGGAGATCGTTTATGAATCACAACAACATGGCTGAACTGGCGGTGGATTGCCGCTGCGAACTAGGTGAAGGCCCCCAGTGGGACGCCGGGAGCGGACGGCTTTACTGGTGCGATATTCTGGGCAAACGCCTCCACTGGCTATCACTTGAAAACGGCGAGCAAGGCGATTACCCGCTTGAGCAAATGGTATCGCTCGCGACACCACTAAACGATGGCCGATTAATGCTGGTCGGCGAGCACAGCCTGAGCCTGTTGAATCTGGCCACGCAACACCTCGAGCATTTTGCCGATTTTGAAGCCGACAACCCCGTTACCCGCAGCAACGATGCCCGAGTGGATCGCCACGGTAGTTTGTGGCTTTCCACCATGGGCAAGACTGCCGAACCCAAGGCGGGCAGCCTCTACCGGTTGCATCATGGGGAACTGACCCAACTGCGCAGCGGGCTGACCATTCCCAACGCCATCTGCTTTTCACCCCAGGGTGACGCAGCGTATTTTACCGACACGTCGACCGGCATCGTGATGCGCTGGGCATTGGATAGCCAAGGTTGGCCAGTGGGCGAACCGATTGCCTGGGCGGATTTCTCAGCCGTTGAAGGCAACCCGGATGGCGCAGTGATCGACAGCGAAGGCTGCCTTTGGCTTGCCCTCTGGGGCGCGGGTAAAGTCGTGCGGCTCGATACCGCGGGGCAGGTGATTGACGAGGTGCATGTGCCAGTCAGCCAGCCCTCCTGCCCGGCATTTGCAGGCCCTGACCTTGAAACGCTCTATATCACCACAGCGCAAGAGGGATTCAGTGACGCACAGCGCCGCGAGGAGCCGCTGGCAGGCGGGTTATTCAAGGCCAACGTAGGCGTTCATGGCCTCGCCGATCCGTTACTGACGCTTGAATAAAAAAGCCCCGGAGCATGTCCGGGGCGATTGAGCTTAATGATGGAAGCGTTCGGCGGCCTGACGGGCCAGCTCACGGATGCCGTCCCAGTCTTCGGCCTCGACCATCGCCTTGGGCGTGACCCAGGAGCCGCCCACGCACATGACGTTCGGCAACTTGAGGTACTCCTCGGCGTTATCCACCGTGATGCCGCCGGTCGGGCAGAAGCGCGCTTCCGGAATCGGCGCGCCAAACGCCTTGATCGCTTTTGAGCCACCGCTGGATTCGGCCGGGAAGAACTTGAACCGACGATAGCCGTACTGCCAGCCGGTCATCAATTCAGAAATGGTGGATACGCCGGGCAGCATCGGCACCGGGCTTTCCACGCCATAGCGATAAAGCGCATCGGTCGCCCCGGGCGTTACCACGAAATCAGCGCCGACCTGCTCGGCCTGGCGATACTGGGCAGGCGTTAATACCGTGCCAACACCAATGCTCGCCCCAGGCAGCGCTTCTTTCATGCGCTTGATGGCTTCCAACGCACAATCGGTACGCAGGGTGATTTCCAGCACCGTCAGGCCGCCCTCTACCAGTGCGCGGCCCATCGGCACGGCGTCTTCCAGGCGATCAA
This window of the Halomonas sp. SH5A2 genome carries:
- a CDS encoding SMP-30/gluconolactonase/LRE family protein, with protein sequence MNHNNMAELAVDCRCELGEGPQWDAGSGRLYWCDILGKRLHWLSLENGEQGDYPLEQMVSLATPLNDGRLMLVGEHSLSLLNLATQHLEHFADFEADNPVTRSNDARVDRHGSLWLSTMGKTAEPKAGSLYRLHHGELTQLRSGLTIPNAICFSPQGDAAYFTDTSTGIVMRWALDSQGWPVGEPIAWADFSAVEGNPDGAVIDSEGCLWLALWGAGKVVRLDTAGQVIDEVHVPVSQPSCPAFAGPDLETLYITTAQEGFSDAQRREEPLAGGLFKANVGVHGLADPLLTLE
- a CDS encoding 2-dehydro-3-deoxygalactonokinase — translated: MGTSELTNPLAWIAVDWGSSNLRAWAMDAQNHVMASASSPRGMLSLTATEYEAELLGIVDTWLPENGQTPVMVCGMAGARQGWQEAAYLATPTRLDQLSRGAVMPTLADARLRVYLLPGLSQSETNTHLYDVMRGEETQLAGLLADTSRFSGLVCLPGTHSKWARLTDGTVTEFATYLTGELYQLLAHQSVLKHSVGQDDLQHEGCRRAFTQAVTAIYQTPERFSQRLFGVRARDLLDNALPSGDARGAVLAAHLSGLAIGLELAGTCGQLTPGESVTLIGNEALSHRYALALETLDIDTRRVDGDTAVLAGLTLAYQRIQ
- a CDS encoding bifunctional 4-hydroxy-2-oxoglutarate aldolase/2-dehydro-3-deoxy-phosphogluconate aldolase, which codes for MTIDKQLPSTRTAELDSICLKAEVIPVITIDRLEDAVPMGRALVEGGLTVLEITLRTDCALEAIKRMKEALPGASIGVGTVLTPAQYRQAEQVGADFVVTPGATDALYRYGVESPVPMLPGVSTISELMTGWQYGYRRFKFFPAESSGGSKAIKAFGAPIPEARFCPTGGITVDNAEEYLKLPNVMCVGGSWVTPKAMVEAEDWDGIRELARQAAERFHH
- a CDS encoding 2-dehydro-3-deoxy-6-phosphogalactonate aldolase, with product MTLPLIGILRGVTPDDVVAVGEALLDAGITQIEVPLNSPDPFTSIQRLADAFGDRALIGAGTVLRTEQVRDVHAAGGRLIVSPNCRPAVIEESHRLSMASWPGIATPSEAFDALDAGATGLKLFPAVQVGIEGMKAVRAVLPLNTLLYAVGGIGIDNFAAWRAAGVDGAGLGSALYQPGQTPQQVSKQAQALVDAWQAAGDRL